In Rutidosis leptorrhynchoides isolate AG116_Rl617_1_P2 chromosome 2, CSIRO_AGI_Rlap_v1, whole genome shotgun sequence, one genomic interval encodes:
- the LOC139893609 gene encoding elongator complex protein 6, producing MDRPATLLDEALNLDNGESISHQKRTGRVVLVEDCVETSGAFVLHHLLKRFLSTNLSSSDNIVIFLAFAQPFSHYDRILRKMGCNLVVQRENKRLTFFDMLMLECPDDGVEGGLIALFGNIQKAVEVNSLNKNVNIIIDDISLLEVAAKGSTRDVLNFMHYCHTLTTQFGCTIVIVVHEDIYASGEESTLPLPMAYLADIMIKASPLMTGLASDVHGQLTVLNKGGTGELGSSKSKTRNFHYRIKDNSVDYFYPGSRS from the exons ATGGACCGGCCGGCGACTCTACTTGACGAAGCTTTGAATCTCGACAACGGAGAGTCTATTAGCCACCAGAAACGAACTGGACGTGTAGTATTAGTCGAAGATTGCGTCGAAACTAGCGGCGCGTTCGTGTTACACCACCTACTTAAACGGTTTCTATCTACTAATCTATCTTCTTCCGATAATATCGTCATTTTTCTGGCTTTTGCTCAACCGTTTTCGCATTATGACCGTATTCTTCGTAAGATG GGTTGCAATCTAGTTGTCCAACGGGAGAATAAAAGATTGACATTTTTTGACATGCTTATGCTGGAGTGTCCAG ATGATGGGGTTGAAGGAGGATTGATTGCATTGTTCGGGAATATTCAGAAAGCTGTGGAAGTCAATTCGTTAAACAAGAACGTTAATATTATAATTGATGATATATCACTTCTGGAGGTGGCTGCTAAGGGTTCTACTAGAGATGTCCTAAATTTTATGCATTACTGCCATACGTTAACAACCCAGTTT GGTTGTACGATAGTTATAGTGGTTCATGAGGACATTTATGCAAGTGGAGAGGAATCTACTCTTCCTTTACCAATGGCGTACCTTGCAGATATCATGATAAAGGCGTCACCTTTGATGACTGGTTTGGCATCGGATGTTCATGGACAG CTGACGGTATTAAACAAGGGAGGCACTGGTGAGTTAGGGAGCTCAAAGAGCAAGACACGTAATTTTCATTACAGAATCAAGGATAACAGTGTTGATTATTTCTATCCTGGGAGccgatcataa
- the LOC139894624 gene encoding two-component response regulator-like APRR3 isoform X1 — translation MRSVGVNKNVTTTKGLAELNRHNRVELKEVRNGAGFDGHGLCEEDESRINDLNSARHIGSIQAYDALQRPNHVAQGPLVQWERFLPIRSIKVLLVENDDSTRHVVSALLRNCSYEVTAVANGLEAWNVLIDLNKQIDLVLTEVVMPYLSGIGLLSKIMNDVTRKNTPVIMMSSDDSMGIVFNCLSKGAVDFLVKPIRKNELKNLWQHVWRKCHSQSSGSGSGSGSESGIRDNRSAKSRRTQESDDDSDNSDEDDDDVSIELNAKGGSDYGSGTQSSWPKRAVEVDSSQAKSFWDNLPNSHDINDGQRARPETSKSHWRSTIANRVDLTVDDKLEIIEMGKDLEIGVPKSSSCEVDNKGMDNANSKNAGNNLDISMQLGRQNDVPITEPLGPTKISNVHMESLKANHLLKKINIEDESIYYPKESPALELTLKRPRDAEDADVSAQERNVLRQSGVSAFSRYNTSSNINQAPTGNVGSCSPFDISSEAAKPDNLQSNSNGTPNQRSNGSDDMGSTTNNAFATKPDDKPLPNKSTVVVHHNQTSTLEPVIPSANDGGDAVKSATGVQQQVQVRHHHHHYHHHHHHVHKQKMMDHDDGSFKNMVSNILTGSTEGNAANYGSASGSNNKSNGENGKIESDNDVAKKDHDVTIKDNVVAKQDNDVTNKRDGGDGSGSGSGVDQERLTQRQAALNKFRQKRKERCFQKKVRYQSRKKLAEQRPRVRGQFVRHGANGVNNEYADS, via the exons ATGAGGAGTGTTGGTGTAAACAAGAATGTTACGACAACTAAAGGGTTGGCGGAACTTAACCGTCATAACCGGGTGGAGCTCAAGGAAGTGAGAAATGGAGCCGGGTTTGATGGTCATGGGCTCTGTGAAGAAGATGAGTCAAGGATTAATGATCTGAATAGTGCTAGGCACATAGGTTCGATTCAGGCTTATGATGCTCTTCAAAGACCAAATCATGTAGCTCAAGGACCCTTGGTTCAATGGGAACGGTTTTTGCCAATTAGGTCTATTAAGGTTCTTCTGGTTGAAAACGATGATTCGACTCGGCATGTTGTCAGTGCTCTTCTTAGAAATTGCAGCTATGAAG TTACTGCTGTGGCGAACGGTCTTGAAGCATGGAACGTGTTGATTGATTTAAACAAACAAATCGATCTTGTTCTAACTGAGGTAGTCATGCCATATTTATCTGGTATTGGTCTCTTGTCCAAGATCATGAACGATGTTACTCGCAAGAACACCCCTGTCATAA TGATGTCATCCGATGACTCAATGGGTATAGTCTTTAATTGTTTATCCAAAGGTGCAGTTGACTTTTTGGTCAAGCCTATTCGTAAGAATGAGCTAAAAAACCTCTGGCAGCATGTATGGAGGAAATGTCACAGT CAGTCTAGCGGTAGTGGGAGTGGGAGTGGGAGTGAGAGTGGTATACGGGATAACAGATCTGCAAAATCAAGAAGGACTCAAGAATCGGATGATGACAGCGACAAcagcgatgaagatgatgatgatgtcagcATAGAGTTGAATGCTAAAGGTGGGAGTGATTATGGAAGTGGAACTCAG AGTTCTTGGCCGAAGAGGGCTGTAGAAGTCGATAGCTCACAAGCAAAGTCATTTTGGGATAACTTACCGAATTCTCATGATATCAACGACGGTCAACGGGCAAGGCCTGAAACATCTAAGAGCCATTGGCGATCAACGATTGCCAATAGAGTCGATCTCACAGTGGATGATAAGCTAG AAATAATTGAAATGGGAAAGGACTTGGAGATCGGAGTCCCTAAAAGTTCAAGTTGTGAAGTTGATAATAAGGGGATGGATAATGCGAACTCGAAGAATGCGGGAAATAATTTGGATATAAGTATGCAACTTGGTAGACAAAACGATGTACCAATTACCGAACCTCTTGGTCCCACCAAGATAAGCAATGTCCACATGGAATCCTTAAAAGCAAACCACTTGCTCAAGAAAATTAACATCGAAGACGAATCTATCTATTATCCTAAAGAATCTCCTGCCCTTGAGCTCACTTTAAAAAGGCCAAGAGATGCGGAAGATGCTGATGTCAGTGCCCAGGAGCGAAACGTTTTACGCCAATCTGGTGTTTCGGCCTTCTCAAG GTATAACACATCATCGAACATCAACCAAGCTCCAACTGGGAATGTAGGCAGCTGCTCGCCATTTGATATCAGCTCAGAAGCTGCAAAGCCTGATAATTTGCAATCTAATTCAAATGGAACCCCTAATCAACGTTCTAATGGTAGTGACGACATGGGGTCCACCACCAATAATGCATTCGCAACCAAACCAGATGACAAACCACTTCCCAATAAGTCCACCGTTGTTGTTCACCACAACCAAACTTCCACCCTTGAACCTGTCATCCCGTCTGCCAACGACGGCGGTGATGCGGTTAAGTCCGCCACGGGTGTACAGCAGCAGGTGCAAgtccgccaccatcaccaccactaccaccaccatcatcatcatgtcCATAAACAGAAAATGATGGATCATGATGATGGATCTTTTAAAAACATGGTGTCGAATATCTTGACAGGTTCTACTGAAGGAAACGCTGCTAATTATGGTAGTGCGTCCGGGAGTAATAATAAGAGTAATGGTGAAAATGGTAAGATTGAAAGTGATAATGATGTTGCTAAAAAAGATCATGATGTCACTATAAAAGATAACGTTGTTGCTAAGCAAGATAATGATGTAACAAATAAGCGTGACGGTGGAGATGGCAGTGGAAGCGGTAGCGGTGTGGATCAAGAACGCTTAACTCAGCGACAAGCTGCCCTTAATAAATTTCGGCAGAAGAGGAAAGAAAGATGCTTTCAGAAAAAG GTGCGGTACCAAAGCAGGAAGAAGCTAGCGGAACAGAGACCACGTGTTCGTGGGCAATTTGTTCGACATGGGGCTAACGGGGTCAACAATGAGTATGCAGATTCGTAA
- the LOC139894624 gene encoding two-component response regulator-like APRR3 isoform X2: MRSVGVNKNVTTTKGLAELNRHNRVELKEVRNGAGFDGHGLCEEDESRINDLNSARHIGSIQAYDALQRPNHVAQGPLVQWERFLPIRSIKVLLVENDDSTRHVVSALLRNCSYEVTAVANGLEAWNVLIDLNKQIDLVLTEVVMPYLSGIGLLSKIMNDVTRKNTPVIMMSSDDSMGIVFNCLSKGAVDFLVKPIRKNELKNLWQHVWRKCHSSSGSGSGSGSESGIRDNRSAKSRRTQESDDDSDNSDEDDDDVSIELNAKGGSDYGSGTQSSWPKRAVEVDSSQAKSFWDNLPNSHDINDGQRARPETSKSHWRSTIANRVDLTVDDKLEIIEMGKDLEIGVPKSSSCEVDNKGMDNANSKNAGNNLDISMQLGRQNDVPITEPLGPTKISNVHMESLKANHLLKKINIEDESIYYPKESPALELTLKRPRDAEDADVSAQERNVLRQSGVSAFSRYNTSSNINQAPTGNVGSCSPFDISSEAAKPDNLQSNSNGTPNQRSNGSDDMGSTTNNAFATKPDDKPLPNKSTVVVHHNQTSTLEPVIPSANDGGDAVKSATGVQQQVQVRHHHHHYHHHHHHVHKQKMMDHDDGSFKNMVSNILTGSTEGNAANYGSASGSNNKSNGENGKIESDNDVAKKDHDVTIKDNVVAKQDNDVTNKRDGGDGSGSGSGVDQERLTQRQAALNKFRQKRKERCFQKKVRYQSRKKLAEQRPRVRGQFVRHGANGVNNEYADS; the protein is encoded by the exons ATGAGGAGTGTTGGTGTAAACAAGAATGTTACGACAACTAAAGGGTTGGCGGAACTTAACCGTCATAACCGGGTGGAGCTCAAGGAAGTGAGAAATGGAGCCGGGTTTGATGGTCATGGGCTCTGTGAAGAAGATGAGTCAAGGATTAATGATCTGAATAGTGCTAGGCACATAGGTTCGATTCAGGCTTATGATGCTCTTCAAAGACCAAATCATGTAGCTCAAGGACCCTTGGTTCAATGGGAACGGTTTTTGCCAATTAGGTCTATTAAGGTTCTTCTGGTTGAAAACGATGATTCGACTCGGCATGTTGTCAGTGCTCTTCTTAGAAATTGCAGCTATGAAG TTACTGCTGTGGCGAACGGTCTTGAAGCATGGAACGTGTTGATTGATTTAAACAAACAAATCGATCTTGTTCTAACTGAGGTAGTCATGCCATATTTATCTGGTATTGGTCTCTTGTCCAAGATCATGAACGATGTTACTCGCAAGAACACCCCTGTCATAA TGATGTCATCCGATGACTCAATGGGTATAGTCTTTAATTGTTTATCCAAAGGTGCAGTTGACTTTTTGGTCAAGCCTATTCGTAAGAATGAGCTAAAAAACCTCTGGCAGCATGTATGGAGGAAATGTCACAGT TCTAGCGGTAGTGGGAGTGGGAGTGGGAGTGAGAGTGGTATACGGGATAACAGATCTGCAAAATCAAGAAGGACTCAAGAATCGGATGATGACAGCGACAAcagcgatgaagatgatgatgatgtcagcATAGAGTTGAATGCTAAAGGTGGGAGTGATTATGGAAGTGGAACTCAG AGTTCTTGGCCGAAGAGGGCTGTAGAAGTCGATAGCTCACAAGCAAAGTCATTTTGGGATAACTTACCGAATTCTCATGATATCAACGACGGTCAACGGGCAAGGCCTGAAACATCTAAGAGCCATTGGCGATCAACGATTGCCAATAGAGTCGATCTCACAGTGGATGATAAGCTAG AAATAATTGAAATGGGAAAGGACTTGGAGATCGGAGTCCCTAAAAGTTCAAGTTGTGAAGTTGATAATAAGGGGATGGATAATGCGAACTCGAAGAATGCGGGAAATAATTTGGATATAAGTATGCAACTTGGTAGACAAAACGATGTACCAATTACCGAACCTCTTGGTCCCACCAAGATAAGCAATGTCCACATGGAATCCTTAAAAGCAAACCACTTGCTCAAGAAAATTAACATCGAAGACGAATCTATCTATTATCCTAAAGAATCTCCTGCCCTTGAGCTCACTTTAAAAAGGCCAAGAGATGCGGAAGATGCTGATGTCAGTGCCCAGGAGCGAAACGTTTTACGCCAATCTGGTGTTTCGGCCTTCTCAAG GTATAACACATCATCGAACATCAACCAAGCTCCAACTGGGAATGTAGGCAGCTGCTCGCCATTTGATATCAGCTCAGAAGCTGCAAAGCCTGATAATTTGCAATCTAATTCAAATGGAACCCCTAATCAACGTTCTAATGGTAGTGACGACATGGGGTCCACCACCAATAATGCATTCGCAACCAAACCAGATGACAAACCACTTCCCAATAAGTCCACCGTTGTTGTTCACCACAACCAAACTTCCACCCTTGAACCTGTCATCCCGTCTGCCAACGACGGCGGTGATGCGGTTAAGTCCGCCACGGGTGTACAGCAGCAGGTGCAAgtccgccaccatcaccaccactaccaccaccatcatcatcatgtcCATAAACAGAAAATGATGGATCATGATGATGGATCTTTTAAAAACATGGTGTCGAATATCTTGACAGGTTCTACTGAAGGAAACGCTGCTAATTATGGTAGTGCGTCCGGGAGTAATAATAAGAGTAATGGTGAAAATGGTAAGATTGAAAGTGATAATGATGTTGCTAAAAAAGATCATGATGTCACTATAAAAGATAACGTTGTTGCTAAGCAAGATAATGATGTAACAAATAAGCGTGACGGTGGAGATGGCAGTGGAAGCGGTAGCGGTGTGGATCAAGAACGCTTAACTCAGCGACAAGCTGCCCTTAATAAATTTCGGCAGAAGAGGAAAGAAAGATGCTTTCAGAAAAAG GTGCGGTACCAAAGCAGGAAGAAGCTAGCGGAACAGAGACCACGTGTTCGTGGGCAATTTGTTCGACATGGGGCTAACGGGGTCAACAATGAGTATGCAGATTCGTAA